Part of the Phacochoerus africanus isolate WHEZ1 chromosome 8, ROS_Pafr_v1, whole genome shotgun sequence genome is shown below.
tggcattgtcactactgtggcttaggttcactccccagcctaggaacttccacatgccacaggcctggacagaaaaatttaaaaagaaaataaaaacagttctgggagttcctgttgtggcttggcagtaacgaacccgactagtatccatgaggatgagggtttgatcccaggcctcactcagtgggttaaggatccagtgttgccgtgagctgtggtgtaggtcatgtgacagatgcagctcggatcccatgttgctatggctgtggcgcaggccagcagctgcagctccaatttgaaccctagcccgggaacttccgtatgccacaggtgtggccctaaaaaaagcaaaaccaaaaaacaaacaaaaaaacagttctaGCTGCAGCCtccctaagtgtgtgtgtgttgggtggggaggggtgtcAGGAGAGGGGTTAGAGCATAAGCATCTCAActataagtttatttatttattgtttttgtctttttaaagccggcatatggaggttcccaggctaggggttgaattggagccgtagctgccagcctacaccacacccatagcaacgcCAAGTCCAAgccgcatcagcgacctacaccacagctcatggcaacacaggatccacaacccactgagcaacaccaaggatcgaacctgcatcctcatggatactagtcagattcgtttccactgagccatgatgggaactcactcAACTGTAAGTTTAGAAAACccaaatttcaaaattcaaaaattcgCAAAGTTCAAATAAGATTGAAAGGTTTGCCTGCAGAAAAGTTGAGAGAAGAGATGgagtccggagttcccgtcgtggcgcagtggttaatgaatccgactaggaaccatgaggttgcgggttcgatcccttcccttgctcagcgggttaaggatccggcgttgccctgagctgtggtgtaggtcacagacgcggctcggatcccgcgttgctgtggctctggcgtaggccggtggctacagttccgattagacccttagcctgggaacctccatgtgccgcgggagcggcccaagaaatggcaaaaagacaaaaaaaaaaaaagagagagagagaaagatggagtCCGGGAGCCGAGTGCACGGCTCAGCCCTGATGGGCCCCTGGCTGCCTCTGAGGCTCTCGCCccaggccacagctcatggcaccccTTGGAGTTGTGCTGGGTAGTGGGCCTGcacctgtttttctcctctcctctctctgctcagcaaggctggaggaggaaggagtggttCCGCCCTCACCGCCCTTCTCCTGACACAAAATACCTGAGCGGAGCAAGAGGGCCCACGTGTGCTCTGAGACCCTTGGAGGAAGCAAGCGATCTGAGTGGGGCCCTGTCCTTCCCTGTTGGCACCGGGGCCTCCTGAGAAGGGGCAGCACTAAAGGGACTCGTGATTATTCAGCATCAAGAGAAGACTATTCGGGAGTTCGAAAcaagaagagaggaaacaaatccgactaggaaccatgaggatgcgggtttgatccctggcctcactcagtaggttaaggatctggcgttgccgtgagcggtggtgcaggttgcagactcggatcagatcctgcgatgctgtggctatggtgtaggccagcagctgtagctccaatttgacccctagcctgggaacctccatatgccggaggcgcagccctaaaaagcaaaaaaaaaaaaagaagactatgcAGAAGGCACTACGTGCAGGCCCCATGACCTGCCTTCAGAGGCCACGCTTGGACCGCTGAGCCATCCCACCTGGACACTGAGGACTGGCTCCATCAGTGGGGACCTGGGAGCTATCAGCCTGGGACCTCAGCGGCTGGGAAAGGCAACCCTCTGCATCATGGGGAAAGGTCACCGCAGGTAGTAACTTCTCGATTTAGGAGAAGGAAAAACACCGACTCTCAGGGCAAGCCTGGGTGCAGAAGAAACCTTTGGTTTGGGCTTGGGGTCCTGCTCAGCACGCCCCCAAACCACCTTGGAAGGATTCGCGCCCCCCCGCCCTGCCAGCAGCCTCACCCTGAGCAGGAGGGTCAGCAGGTCCTCACAGTGGGCCCACTGCTCCAGAACGCCATCCAGGGTCTCAATGTACCAGGAGCCGCTCGTGGTATCCCTCCAGGAGACAAACCCTGCACGCGGGGAAAGGCTGAGTTTGGGGGGAGCCGCCCCCGCCATGCACACAGCAGGCCCACCCCCAGACCCCAACTGATGCACAGCAGCCCACATCGCTGGGCTCCGACCCATCATGTCTTACTTCATCCTTGCCACCACCCTGTGGCTTTGGTCATGGTTCCCATTTTCCCAACCTGGCACCCAACACTCGGAGAAGTCAAGTGAGACAGGGAGGAAAGCCACACTTGTCATCCCCGCTATGTGCCAGGCCTGTGCTCAGCAGCGGGCCAACCAGCCTGTTCATCACCAGTGATGATCCCTGAGGAACGATTACCACTCCCACTTTaaagatgagaagactgaggcctgGGCAGGGCAAGGGCAAGGCGTGTGAGGCACACCAAGGCAAGGGTGTGTGCCTTCTGAAATTGTGCATTCTAGGCGCCTCGCCTCCCGCCctgagctgaggctcagagaggtgaagtaactccCTCAGGGTCACACAGGCAGCAAGAGGCAGAACCAAGACGCACACCCAGCTCTTTTCTTTACAACGCAGCTGCTTCTagggcagctgggggcagggggggcgcTGGCTGGAAGGAGAAGCTCTCCTGGTCTGCTTACCGGGGAAGGTGGAGTAGGACACCAAGATGTCACTAGGTGTGGGCAGACTGGACACGGCGTCCGGCTGGTCAACGGCGCCCGGGCCTTCCTGGAACGGGGCAGCGTCTGGCTCAGGGTTACTGTCAGCGGTCCTGTCTTCAGGGGACGGGGAGGCCACCTCAAACCCATGGTCTTTCTGTTCTGCAGGAAACAGACACCGCTTGTCAGGGAAACACCCAGACCAGAGCTCCCGCTTCTTGGTGCCACCAGCCAGGGAGGCCTGATGCCCTCTGGAGCCAAGGCTCTGGTGCCGGCCAGACACGAGCAGGAAACTGAGACAGAAGCTTTTACTACAACAAAAGTTGTCCACATTCATTAAGTAAAATGGGCCgggatggtggggtggggaggacaagaatgcagaaattttaaaaacagctatagaggagttcccatggtggcacagtggaaaagagtctgactaggaaccatgagattgcgggttcggctcctggcctcactcagtgggttaaggagctggcgttgccctgagctgtggtgtgggtcgcagatgcggctcagatcctgtgtggctgtggctgtggtgtaggccagtagctgtagctctgattgaacctctagcctgggaacctccatatgcctcaggtgccaccctaaaaagataaaaaaaaaaattttaattaaaaataaaaacagctataGAAACAAGTTCCAAGgtatacacccaaaagaattGGAAACAGGTATTCAAAGAACTTGTGCCAGAATGTTCATCACACTATTCACAACAGGCAAAAAGGAGAAGCCACCCAAGTGTCCAGTGACAGAtgtatggataaataaaatgtggtccaAACTtccaatggactattattcaggattaaaaaggaatgaaggtaTTGATACGTAATAATGCAGATGGGCCTTGAAAacacactaagtgaaagaagccagatatgcAAGGCCACATAATATGatcctatttatatgaaatatccaacAGAGGCAAACCCAGAGAGAAGAGAGCAGATTAGttgctgccaggggctgggaggggagtgACTGCTAAAGGGGACGGAGTCTCTTGGGGGGGAGGACAAAACGTTCTAGaattagatggtggtgatggttgcacaatactGTGAATGTATTTCATATCACTGAATTGTACgcttttaaatggttaaaatgctAAATTGTATGTCATTAAAAAACAAGTCacgttattcagccttaaaaaggaaggggattctagagttcccactgtggctcagccagttaagaactcaacatagtgtccgtgaggattccCCATCAGGGCACCACAAGGATCCGCCTTGGGTTATTGCACAGCCTTCTTTAAAACCATGGTTTATGACACACATGGGAGACACACACCGACAGGTGGGGTAGCCCTGGCATACATAGGACCTCACAGGATGCATTTCTAGATGCCAGACTTACTGTTCTTCTTTCCTTGTATTTCTGTTTCTGCTCTCTTCGTTCTACTATATCGCttgtagttttttgggtttttttttttgggggggggtcaacCTGCTGCCgttgaaacctacaccacagctgtgacaacaccagatccttaacccattgcgccaggCCGGAGATCCAACCTGTGCCCTGATGCTGTAGAGATGCTGACAATCCCattgatccacagtgggaactcttatcaCTTATACTTCTTCAGCTATCTCAAACCCTTTATGGAAGCCAAAGAAGGCACCAAGTCATAGGTAACGAGATCATGGAGATGTCCACATCTCTGACCCAGTAATCGCCTGAGGAAATAATTCAAGCGAAGCCAAAAGCCCTCGGTAGAGACATGTGTGTTCATGTGAGCCAAAAATTGGCGATCACCTATAGGGCCAACATTAGGGACAGGGTTTAGTGAGTACATATCACTAAAATGCAAGATGATAAGCCATTTGAACCAGCGATAATGAAGACAGATGTAGGGAAATGCTTCAGGGATAATGTCTGATGAGAAAACAGACCAGGCCCTTCAACCAAGAGCCAAAGGTAAGaggcaaatgaggagttcccattgtggctccgcagtgagaacccaacatagtgtccatgaggattcaggttcaatccctggcctcgctcagtgaactaaggatgcagcattgccccaagctgcggtgcaggtcacagatatggctcagatccagcattgccatggctgtggcataggccacaggtgcagctctgattcgacccctagcccaggaacttccatatgcctcaggtgcagccgtgaaaaagaaaaagaaaaaaaaaaaaaaaaagaggcaaaatgaCAGTCATGTCAGGCTCACAgaagtcaggattttttttctttttttttcttctttttagggccgcacttgcagtatatggaagttcccaggctaggggttgaatcgcagagctgcagctgccagcttataccacagccacagcaacgtgggatccgagctgcatctacaaccagggatcgaacccgcattgaAACACAAGAGTTACCAAAATCCTGGGCAGATGTTCAGAGACATGTAAACAGCAGGACACCCCAGGGGACATGGACAGAAATCCCAGACATTTGGATATTTTGGATCTTAGCTGATGGTGGCGCCTCCATGTGGCAAGAGTGTTAAACACATGATCCTGCAGCCTGCAGGGTGCTAAGCAGGGACCTGAATTCCAGGCATCCAATCACTGCATTCCATCTCTGGGGTCTTGCTGCTCTCAGTGAATTGttggggtttctttttgtgtgtgttttgcttttgttttttgtcttttgtctttttagggccacacctgtggcacatggaggttctcaggctagcggtgtaattggagctgtagctgttgacctacaccacagccacagcagcaccggacctgagccacatccgcaacctacaccacagctcacatcaacgccggatccttaacccactgagcaaggtcagggatcaaacctgcgtcctcagtcgggtttgttaatcactgactcaggatgggaactccagatttttttttttttttttgtctttttgccttttctagggctgcttcctgcagcatatagaggttcccaggctaggcgtataatcagagctgtagccaccagcctataccagagccacagcaacgagggatctgagcctcatctgtggcctacaccacagctcacagcaatgccagatccttaacccactgagcaaggccagggattgaacccgcaacttcatggttcctagtcagatttgttaaccactacaccatgatgggaactcctccagattttatttttaatggtaagAGTCTACATTACTTCAAATTGTGCTCACAGGTATTTTTATATGGTTCTATTCCAAAGTCAACCAATTAGAATCCACATAAGATAATAAGCATACCACGAGCTTTGTGCAAGGCTGGGAGCCCAGCTGTAGGGCAGATGGGACTGGCCCTACCTTCAAAGAGCTGACCAGGGTATGAGGCCACCCCAATACAAGGAGAAGGTGCTAAGACAAGGGAAGAACAGGGGCTGCAGGAGCACAAGGTCCAGCGAAGCCTGAAGCTGTGCAAGGAAGGTGGTATttagggaagacttcctggaggcaGTGACAATAAGTTGTAATGAGAAGGACAGATGATTAAGAGTTGGCCAGGAGACAAGGCAGAAGAACGGCACATTAGAAAGGCTGAGGAGTCAGCCAGAGCTTGTGATGTCCTGGGGAGGTTGACAGTGCTGGAGCGGGCACAGCGTGCCAGGCTGGGAGGCCAAGAGGCTAGAGTCAGTGCCAGGGCCTTATGGCCCCGCTAGGGAGTCCAAAGAGTAACACCATAAAGATCTTCCTCATTGCTGAGAATGGACGGTGGGGCGGGTACTGACCCAGAAGACCGGCTAACTTTCTAGAAAGTTGGCACCTCAGCCCACCCTTCACTCTGGTTTTCATTTGATTCACAGGAGGGAGACGGACTACACACTTCAGAGTAAAAGCGTCACTGGACCACACATTCTGGATCATAAGAAGAAAGACAGATTAGAAAGGATTTTAACCCAAGAACAGCAGCCTTTCCACCTTCCAATGCGCATCACTCTGAGGTAACTCATTGATGACAGCAGCTCTTATGTGACACTGAGTgctctgggggctgggaggaggggaggccaggTTTCCAGTTAGGAAAATGAACCGGGCAACAGTAAGTGTGGTAAGAGACTCACTAATTAGTGCACTAGATATTATCGTAGCAACTAAGAGCTAGGCTCTCTTACTCTCCTTACTTGCCAAGATTTCAAGAgattaactggaaaaaataattttttaagcaaaaaaaaaaagagttctaatcgtggcacagcagaaacaaatccgactaggaaccatgaggtttcaggtttgatccctggcctcgctcagtgattaaggatccagcgttgtcgtgagctgtggtgtaggttgcagacacagctcagttcccaagttgttatggctgtggtataggccagtagctacagctccgatttgatccctagcctgggaacctccatatgcctcaggtgtggccctaaaaagcaaaaaaaaaaaaaaaaaaaaaaaaaaaaaagatcaactggCCCTGGTTGTTCAGGGAGTAAGTAGCCAGGTATGGGTCATGACTGTGACTTAATACAGTTCCAGGCAAATTATAAATTACAGGGGACAGAGGGCCCATCTGTCCTGTATCGCTAGGACCTAACACACAGCCTGGTATATACAGCAGGTGGCCAATACACTTATTGGATGGATCATATGACCAGAGCCTGGCCTCCTCAAcagcccccaaccccatcccTGTCACCATGGAATAGTATGGGACAGATAAATGTGTGAAGGAGAAAATGCCACAGTGCCCGTGTTACGGGTCGTTGGCATGCACGGTCCCCTCCTGGGCAAGCAGGACAGCTCTGTGGCATAACAATGCCCGCTTCTCTGGCAGACCAGACCAAGGCACAAGGGATACACCATCCCTGGGACAGAATTCCCAGTTTTCCCCACCTCTGCCATCACGTCCCATAAGGCAGGACATACAATGTTCTTTTCTcgtccctcctctttttttttattttataagaaaactaAGTTATGGTGAAAATAGGGCTTTGGTTTAAAATCAGGATATATAAgagctccctgatggcctagcacttaaagaatccagggagttcctgtcatggcacagcagaaacgaatttgactaggaaccatgaggttttgggttcgatccctggcctcactcagtaggttaaggatccagcattgccatgagctatggtgtaggtcgcagatgtggctcagatctggtttgctgtggctgtggtgtaggccagtggctgtagctccagttagactcctagcctgggaacctccatgtgccacagatgcggccctgaaaagcaaaaaaaaaaaataattctaataaaaaaaataggagttcccgtcatggctcagtggttaatgattccaactaggaaccatgaggtttcaggtttgatccccagcctcgctcagtgggttaaggatccggcgttgccgtgagctgtggtgtaggtcacagacgaggctcggatccctcattgctatggctctggcctaggccagcagctacagctccagttagacccctagcctgcgaacctccatatgccgcaggagtggccccagaaaaaagcaaaaagacaaaaataaataaatttaaatttaaatttaaatttaaaaaaaattaaaaaataaaggatccagcattgtcactactgcagcttggttcactgctatggcccaggttcaatccctaccctgggaaatttTGTATGCAGCgtcccaaaaaaataaattaaaaataaaaataaaataaaaaagaaataaaatcaggacATACAGCAAAACTACAAATAATCTAAATAATGCTTCAAAGTTACTGaatcctggagttctcattgtggcttagtggttaatgaacctgactagtatccacaacgatgcgggttcaatccctggcctcgctcagtggtttaaggatctggttttgccatgagctgtggtgtaggtcacaaatgcagcttggatcccatgttgctgtggctgtggtgtaggccagtggtgtaggcagttccgattcaacccctagcctgggaacttccatatgccgtgggtatggcccccaaaatacaaaagacaaaaaaaaaaagttactgaatcCTCAGTACCTGAGCCCTTGGGAATTCCTTTAGGTAATTCCTATAGTTAATTCCTTTCTCTGGGACAGTGGTTGATGGAGactgggaaaataataaagaaagtgaaagacattttttctctcctctgctttgtttgcttttgccAAGTCTCTGGGGTTGAAGTGGCCAAACCTGAATGATCCCCTGATGCTACTGCGCCATGAGACGGAAGACATGAAACTCAAAGGCAGGACAGAGCCGAGGTGACTGCAGCTACGTGGAGGTGCCCCCTTTGGGCAGCAGTGACCATGTCCAGGACTTGCCTGGATCAACCCCTGGGACACTGTGAGGAGTGATGGAGAAGGAAGCAGGTGGTGACTCCTTCCCCACGAGACACTGGGGCAGGGAGGCCGAGGACCCGCTTACCCCCGCCACAGGCCTGGATGAAGAAGAGCTTGGGCTTCCCTCCCAGGCTGGGGCAGCTGGTTCCGTTGAAGATGTTCACAATTTTCTCCACGGACACAGGACATCCATCTGTGCCATAAACAGCCCCTGGGAACTGGAGATGGCTGGCCTAGAAGATCAAGAATCCTGGTTTCCAACCCAAGAAGTGAGAGTAGGAACCCAACAGCCTGTTCAAACAGAGGCTCTGTGGGGGCCAAGCATTTAGAAGGTCCTAGCCAGGGAACAAGGCTGAGTTAGACAAAGCAGGTTGGTGCTGGGTGGCCCCGGGCACTCTCTTCCAGGGTGCTCAAACTCACATGACTAGAGGCACCAGCCCGCCTGACTGGAGAGTGCTGGCCAGCTCCCTCTAGATCAGGGGTCCTCCAAGCGTGGTCCCTGGACCAACAGCATCACCGGGGAACCTAAAGacatgcaaattcccaggccccacccagacctcCTAAATCAGAAACCCTCTTATTCTGAGGATGAGCAATCTGGTCCTTCAGGCACCTCTGCTGCAGCACAACACTGAGAACTACTAGTCCAGACCCAGTTCTTCTCAAACTCTCCGTGCGTGGCCTCTCATTAAGGTACAGGCTCTAAGAGTCTGTATCCCCATGAGCCCCCAGGTGACATGTGCTGCCAATCTAAGGGCCACACTGTGGATGGAAGGACCAAAGGGGCAGCCCAGCCACAGGCTGGAGCTTtactccatgaggatgctggcctGATAAGGTCAGACCTTTACAGCTTCTCAAAAGAAGATGGAAATCCTGATTCTTGTGCTAAAGTTGCCAGTTTTGAAGACACTATGCAacacaagggggggggggggctccaggTCCCAGCTTGTTACGTCTGCTCTGTCCCATCCTTCAActagaaagatgagaaaactgaggcccaggaagggggaggggcttgGCCACAGTGACCCCGCACCTTAGCAGCCAAAGCCAGGGTGAGTCCCAGGGCCCTGACTCCCAGCCAGCGGCAAAGGGCCCCAAACAGTGCCCGGAAGGGCCGAGCAGGAAAGCAGGAACCAGGAGCGCTTACGAGCTGTGCCTGGCTCTGAACAAAGCCCCGGGGTAGGAGCTTATGAGCAGAACCTGGCTCTCCCAGACAGCTCCTCCCAGGACACCACCCCACCCAGGAGGAGCACCCAGCTCTTCAGAGGACCAACTGGTTCCCAAGGAAATGATGGGAGATGGATAGGGCCCTACGGCTCTTCCCACAAAGGCCAGGGTGTCTTGGACACAGGAAGGGTCAGACTCCCGCATGACCTCTCCGCGCAGCCTCCTACCTGACAGCCGTGAGAGAGCACGACCACCACGCAGCAGTCCAGAGCGCCGTGGTCCCGCCGCGCCAGCTCCACCAAAGCCTGGACCATTTGCTACAAGAACACTGACGGGTCAGGTCCCCGCCCTGGGCCTGCCCACCCCTGCTCCCAGGCTCCATAATGAAGTAATGACAGCAATCTCAACAGCCACCACCCTCGGGAGGAGAGGCTGTGCCGGGCGCTCCTCATCTACTCGTACAACGAACCCCAGGAGGTGAGCGCTGCCCTTGCTGTCTCAACAGGGAAGCCCAGGCCCAGGCATCACACGGGAGATGGGACAGCTGCTTCCCAACCCTGCTTCCCAACCCTGCTCTCTGAGTCTGACATTTGCACAGGTAGCCACTGAGCCGCGCCACCTCCCGTGGTCCTACAGACCAGACGGCTTGTCTTGGGGAGCTGCGTGCTTTCATCGTCCTCGCAGAGCACCGCCCACCCTCCAGCTCTCTCCACGGACAGGAAACCGCACCTTGGCAGTCAGGTTGCACTTCACGTCCACCACGAAACGCAGCAAGTGGAAGCGCCGCTGCATCCTCTCACAGTCGATATTGGAGCCAGTGCGCGTCCTGAGCCCCGACTCATGGCAGAAATTCACGTTGTTGATGATGAGGCAGTGGCCACAGGGGTCCGCATTCAGGACGTACGCCTGCCCACGCATAGGGACCATGTTAACCAGGAACGAAGGCAACCCTCTGGGTTTCACTCACAGGGTGGACCATCAGGACAGATGGGATGGAGGGCGGAGCCTGCCTCCCTCTGAAGGAAGAACGGGGTCCACACCCAGCATTCCGGACGGCGAAGCAAacgggggggtggtgggggagcacTAGCTGTGTGacggatggacagacagacagctaAACTTGGAAGGAAGATCCGCTCCCATCACAGTGTTCAGGGATGGGAGATGGAGATGCTCACTGAAAAATCCAACCTCCCTAGACATTCAACCCCAACCAACCTACAGATCGCCCAGTCCAGGGAGCATCTGAGAGTCGTGGGGTCAGTTCTGCCAGCAGGCACTCGCCTGGGCTACCCCCAGAGACTCTGAGGCCACTTCCTCCAGAGACTCAACATTTCCCTAGTGACGCTTTGTCACAGCAGCCTGTGCTTTTTGCTTACGATACTTAACAGTATTTATATTTACACATCTCTTTGCGTGACTAACCTCCGCTAGGCTGACAGCTCCGTGAGGGCTAGAAACTCAACTGGTCTGTTCCCAGGTGCCCCCGCCCAGAGCCCAGGGCTAATACACACGAGGCATACAATCAATGTTGTAACTGAGACAGGGAGTGACTTGGTCTGTGGTGGGTGCCACAGCGGATTCTGATGCCCACACCCCTCACAGATAAGGAAAGAGCAGAGCTGGACGATTTGCTCCAGGAAGAGCTGTGCCGGGGTCAGGGCGCGGTAGGGAGCTTGAGACTGGCACCCTCTCTACAGCTGGGCTGGGTTCCCTGAGCTCCCGACACAGCTACGGAAAGGATTTGGGAAGTGGAGAGCAGAAGAGCCCAAAGCCAATGCAACTGACCCCACATCCCATGAAGACTCACCAAATCGGCATTTCCCTTGGCTCTGTCTGGACCACCTGGagagaagagagcaaaagaaggaaaacatgaatGCCAGGGGCCAACAGAGGAGGGGCAAGGGACACTGTGAGGGCAACTCCCACCAAAACACAGACATCCCTCAGGAACCCTGAGGCACAGCTGGTAGGAGTCAAGCAGCACAGCCACCTTGGGGAACTGTTTAGAAGTTTCCAACAAAGTTAAACACACACCTCCCCTctgaccagcaattccactcccaggtatatacccaagaaaaatgagCACGATGAGCAAAAAAAGAcctagctggagttcctgtcatggcgcagtggttaacaaatccgactaagaaccctgagattgcgggttcgatccctggccttgctcagtgggttaaggatccggcgttgccatgagctgtggtgtgggtcgcagatgcggctcggatcccgcgttgctgtggctctggtgtaggccagtagctacagcttcgattagacccctagcctggaacctccatatgccatgggcgcggctcaagaaaaggcaaaaagacaaaagacaaaagacaaaaaaaaaaaagacctagctACAAATGATCACTGAAGCTTATTCATAatccccaaactagaaacaacccaaacatccatcaacaaGTTGATGAGTGAGCAAACTGTGATTCACAGGGACATACAAAGGGATACCACACAGCCTAAAAAAGCAATGAGCTACTGATACCATTAAAAATACTATgccaggagtttcctttgtggctcagcggttaatgaacccgactaggattcatgaggatgcgggttcaatccctggccttgctcagtgggttaaggatctggcattgccctgagctgtggtgtaggtcacagacatggcttggatcccacgtggctgtggctgtggcataggacagcagctctagctccaatttgacccctagcctgggaacttccacatgctgtgggtgcagccctaaaaagccaaaaaaaaaaaaaaaaaagtccagaagagTATAGATGGTATGATTCTGTTTATGTGACATTCTAGAACAAAAAGGCATAAGGGAGACTCCAGGTCTACTCCCTCTCTGTGGAATCCATGAAGCCCAGCACACAGTGGGTCCTCAGGAAATagatgaagaatgaaaaaatgagtAAACATGGTTGTTTTTCATTCAGTGTCAGAGTTTTCATTAGTAGTTCTCAATTAGTAAGAAGTCaactggggaattcccatcgtggct
Proteins encoded:
- the CASP9 gene encoding caspase-9 isoform X2, whose product is MDKADRQVLRQCRVRLVRELQVASLWDALLNRELFTPDMIEDIQRAGSGSRRDQARQLITDLETRGSQALPMFISCLEDTGQETLASLLRTSRQAAKQDLGAIRPLVLHPVVIKPVELKPEEPWKPLQGKLAPVVLGSKDLWPARPEAPRPVDIGSGGFSDVCGPDRAKGNADLAYVLNADPCGHCLIINNVNFCHESGLRTRTGSNIDCERMQRRFHLLRFVVDVKCNLTAKASHLQFPGAVYGTDGCPVSVEKIVNIFNGTSCPSLGGKPKLFFIQACGGEQKDHGFEVASPSPEDRTADSNPEPDAAPFQEGPGAVDQPDAVSSLPTPSDILVSYSTFPGFVSWRDTTSGSWYIETLDGVLEQWAHCEDLLTLLLRVSNAVSVKGIYKQIPGCFNFLRKKLFFKT
- the CASP9 gene encoding caspase-9 isoform X1, which translates into the protein MDKADRQVLRQCRVRLVRELQVASLWDALLNRELFTPDMIEDIQRAGSGSRRDQARQLITDLETRGSQALPMFISCLEDTGQETLASLLRTSRQAAKQDLGAIRPLVLHPVVIKPVELKPEEPWKPLQGKLAPVVLGSKDLWPARPEAPRPVDIGSGGFSDVCGPDRAKGNADLAYVLNADPCGHCLIINNVNFCHESGLRTRTGSNIDCERMQRRFHLLRFVVDVKCNLTAKQMVQALVELARRDHGALDCCVVVVLSHGCQASHLQFPGAVYGTDGCPVSVEKIVNIFNGTSCPSLGGKPKLFFIQACGGEQKDHGFEVASPSPEDRTADSNPEPDAAPFQEGPGAVDQPDAVSSLPTPSDILVSYSTFPGFVSWRDTTSGSWYIETLDGVLEQWAHCEDLLTLLLRVSNAVSVKGIYKQIPGCFNFLRKKLFFKT
- the CASP9 gene encoding caspase-9 isoform X3, with product MDKADRQVLRQCRVRLVRELQVASLWDALLNRELFTPDMIEDIQRAGSGSRRDQARQLITDLETRGSQALPMFISCLEDTGQETLASLLRTSRQAAKQDLGAIRPLVLHPVVIKPVELKPEEPWKPLQGKLAPVVLGSKDLWPARPEAPRPVDIGSGGFSDVCGPDRAKGNADLAYVLNADPCGHCLIINNVNFCHESGLRTRTGSNIDCERMQRRFHLLRFVVDVKCNLTAKQMVQALVELARRDHGALDCCVVVVLSHGCQASHLQFPGAVYGTDGCPVSVEKIVNIFNGTSCPSLGGKPKLFFIQACGGEQKDHGFEVASPSPEDRTADSNPEPDAAPFQEGPGAVDQPDAVSSLPTPSDILVSYSTFPGLQCCLSERDLQADSWLF